In the genome of Terribacillus sp. FSL K6-0262, one region contains:
- a CDS encoding citryl-CoA lyase — translation MGRRSALEHYKNGGAWWETEISDIKKNQIILRGKRIEDLIGNVSYSQMLYFLLIGKELTDQQARLFESVLVAGADHGPRAPSIAAARMAATCGVSFNSAVASGINMLGDIHGGAVEGAMDLLYETKEELSSNTNAVADKLQQFLSAGEKLPGFGHQLHDRDPRVGRLYDLAQKVIDSGEISGEYLAILEDYRQSMSAVKKREFTVNVDGISAAIQCELGIPAEAAKGIFSLSRGMGIVAHAYEELMQGTLIKGPCPNDEKLVRYTGDIPKDAQKE, via the coding sequence ATGGGCAGACGAAGTGCTTTGGAGCATTACAAGAATGGCGGAGCGTGGTGGGAAACGGAAATCAGTGACATCAAGAAAAATCAAATCATCCTCCGCGGAAAAAGGATTGAAGATTTGATCGGAAATGTCAGCTATAGCCAGATGCTGTACTTTCTGCTGATAGGTAAGGAATTAACCGACCAGCAAGCTCGATTGTTTGAAAGTGTGCTCGTAGCCGGAGCCGACCATGGACCGCGAGCCCCATCGATAGCAGCAGCCAGGATGGCGGCAACATGCGGTGTGAGTTTTAACTCGGCGGTTGCCAGCGGCATCAATATGCTAGGGGATATTCATGGCGGAGCTGTGGAAGGAGCAATGGATCTCTTATATGAAACGAAGGAGGAGCTGTCTTCCAATACAAATGCTGTAGCGGACAAATTGCAGCAGTTCCTGTCAGCGGGGGAGAAGCTGCCTGGTTTTGGCCACCAGCTGCATGATCGGGATCCGCGTGTCGGGAGGCTGTACGATTTGGCGCAAAAGGTGATCGACAGCGGCGAGATCAGCGGAGAATATCTGGCAATTCTCGAAGACTATCGGCAAAGCATGTCGGCGGTGAAAAAACGAGAGTTCACGGTCAATGTCGATGGTATCTCGGCGGCCATCCAATGTGAACTGGGCATTCCGGCAGAAGCGGCAAAAGGTATCTTCTCCCTCTCGCGAGGAATGGGGATTGTCGCACATGCATATGAGGAATTGATGCAAGGCACCTTGATCAAGGGGCCTTGCCCCAATGATGAGAAGCTTGTCAGATATACAGGTGATATACCGAAAGACGCGCAAAAGGAGTGA
- a CDS encoding TIM barrel protein: protein MKDQFSLAHLTALACPPPTLTYIAAKAGFDFVSIRPISMGLRNEPEYDLANDRRMLRQTKTALRETGLQVLDIELARIVDGMDPKQYEPAFEVGAELGARHVLCSVWTDDAVFATERFIELCELAKAYHLSIELEFVPVASIATLNQAVGMLQAASQENAGLMIDAHHFHRSKENINDLKGIPADWFHMFHLCDAEKEIPASKERMIQIMREERLYVGEGGIPIKEILQEIPKVPYSLEIPHSRRSGNLGFEEYARRCLQSAKEYISLNLDDVNIY from the coding sequence GTGAAGGATCAATTTTCATTGGCGCATCTGACAGCATTGGCATGTCCCCCTCCAACCCTCACTTATATCGCAGCCAAGGCGGGTTTTGATTTTGTAAGCATCAGACCGATTTCTATGGGATTGAGGAATGAACCAGAGTATGACTTGGCCAATGACCGAAGGATGCTGAGACAAACAAAGACAGCATTGCGGGAAACTGGGCTGCAGGTACTGGATATCGAGCTTGCCAGAATAGTGGATGGCATGGATCCGAAACAGTATGAACCGGCCTTTGAAGTCGGGGCGGAGCTGGGTGCCCGGCATGTGCTATGCAGTGTTTGGACGGATGATGCCGTCTTTGCAACGGAACGTTTTATTGAGCTATGTGAACTGGCAAAGGCGTATCATCTGTCGATAGAACTGGAATTCGTCCCTGTTGCCTCCATTGCCACATTGAATCAGGCTGTCGGCATGCTGCAAGCAGCCTCCCAGGAGAACGCAGGACTGATGATCGATGCTCATCATTTCCATCGGTCGAAGGAAAATATAAACGATCTCAAAGGTATACCTGCTGATTGGTTTCATATGTTTCATTTATGTGATGCAGAGAAGGAAATCCCAGCGTCAAAAGAGCGGATGATCCAGATCATGAGGGAGGAGCGCCTTTACGTCGGGGAGGGCGGGATCCCGATCAAAGAGATATTACAGGAGATCCCGAAAGTGCCGTATTCTTTAGAAATACCCCATTCAAGGCGGTCTGGGAATTTAGGCTTCGAAGAATATGCAAGAAGGTGCTTACAGTCGGCAAAGGAATATATCAGTCTGAACCTTGATGACGTGAACATATACTAG